In Syngnathus typhle isolate RoL2023-S1 ecotype Sweden linkage group LG14, RoL_Styp_1.0, whole genome shotgun sequence, one genomic interval encodes:
- the rgl1 gene encoding ral guanine nucleotide dissociation stimulator-like 1 isoform X2: MREGLAMKFAWKSKMSSVQDWGEEVEEGAIYNVTLKRVQIQQAANKGARWLGAEGDRLPPGHTVSQLETCKIRSIRAGTMERLVETLLTAFGDNDLTYTSIFLSTYRAFASTQTVLHLLLDRYGSAEENQAGAKKSNGAIRNALASILRAWLDQCPEDFQEPPDYPCLRRLMDYLRGALPGSEALRRAEGLLEQLQGQASLDEPDSGFHGNSSFCLGEEDEADTDLQEDFLSFDSDLVAEQLTYMDALLFKKVVPYHCLGSIWSRRDKKDHKHSAPTVRATITQFNAVAACVVSTVLRHRQIRPHVRARVIQRWIDIAQECRIRKNFSSLRAIVSALQSNPLYRLKRAWNCVHKDSMQTFEELSDIFSDHNNYLTSRELLMREGTSKFASLESCAKEHQKRTHKRLQLQKEMGAMQGTIPYLGTFLTDLTMLDTALPDLVEGGLINFEKRRREFEVIAQIRLLQSACNSYCLTRDQVFLRWFKSQTQLSEEESYALSCEIEGLGDSSPTLPKPRKSMVKRLSLLFLGVDSSASSSSSPVREMPRSPPTGSSGESMDSVSVSSSDSGGPSDSEGLTPTHGTDPQNKLSESSSCTSLHSMDTSSSTTSVSMTPVSPSLPGPPCSHRRSVSLTPLSPSSPGQTPAYNTQAQDACIIRVSLEQGNGNLYKSILLTSQDKTRAVISRAMAKHNLEQEPEDGYELVQVLSDDRELIIPDNANVFYAMNTSANFDFLLRVRGSTPRTGVPVQMRVRCSSTLPRTHHHRSSLSLRLSKVTL, translated from the exons ATGAGAGAAGGACTCGCCATGAAGTTCGCCTGGAAGAGTAAAAtg AGCTCGGTGCAGGACTGGGGGGAGGAAGTGGAGGAAGGCGCCATCTACAACGTGACGCTGAAGAGGGTTCAGATTCAGCAGGCGGCCAACAAAGGCGCAAGATGGCTGGGG GCGGAGGGCGACCGCTTGCCTCCCGGTCACACGGTCAGCCAATTGGAGACGTGCAAGATCCGAAGTATCCGCGCCGGGACGATGGAGCGTCTGGTGGAGACGCTGCTGACGGCGTTCGGCGACAACGACCTCACGTACACGTCCATCTTCCTGTCCACCTACCGAGCCTTCGCCAGCACGCAGACGGTACTGCACCTGCTGCTTGACAG ATATGGAAGCGCAGAAGAGAACCAAGCAGGTGCCAAGAAAAGCAACGGAGCTATCAGAAA TGCCTTAGCCTCCATCCTGCGTGCCTGGCTGGACCAGTGCCCCGAAGACTTCCAGGAGCCGCCAGACTACCCCTGCCTGCGCAGGCTGATGGACTACCTACGCGGGGCTCTGCCAGGTTCCGAGGCCCTGCGACGCGCCGAGGGCCTGCTGGAGCAGCTGCAGGGGCAGGCCAGCCTGGACGAGCCTGACT CCGGGTTCCACGGCAATAGTTCCTTTTGCCTCGGCGAGGAGGATGAAGCGGACACGGACCTCCAGGAGGACTTCTTGTCGTTTGACTCGGACCTGGTGGCGGAACAGCTGACCTACATGGACGCA CTGCTGTTCAAAAAAGTCGTCCCCTACCACTGCCTGGGCTCCATTTGGTCCCGGAGGGACAAGAAAGACCACAAGCACAGCGCCCCCACCGTGCGGGCCACCATCACGCAGTTCAACGCCGTGGCCGCCTGCGTGGTCAGCACCGTGCTGAGGCACCGACAGATACGGCCGCACGTCCGAGCCAGGGTCATCCAGCGCTGGATTGACATCGCTCAG GAATGCCGGATCCGTAAAAATTTCTCCTCCCTGCGAGCCATCGTGTCAGCCCTGCAGTCCAACCCTCTGTACCGGTTGAAGAGAGCGTGGAACTGCGTGCACAA AGACAGCATGCAGACCTTTGAGGAGCTGTCGGACATCTTTTCCGACCACAACAACTACCTGACCAGCAGAGAGCTGCTCATGAGG GAAGGTACTTCAAAGTTTGCCAGTCTGGAGAGTTGTGCCAAGGAGCATCAGAAACGCACCCACAAGAGACTCCAGCTGCAGAAGGAAATG GGAGCCATGCAGGGAACCATACCATACTTGGGGACCTTTCTGACCGACTTGACCATGCTGGACACAGCACTTCCGGACCTCGTCGAG GGTGGTCTCATCAACTTTGAGAAGAGACGAAGG GAGTTTGAGGTGATCGCTCAGATCAGGCTGCTGCAGTCGGCCTGTAACAGCTACTGCCTGACTCGGGATCAGGTGTTCCTGCGCTGGTTCAAGAGCCAGACTCAGCTCAGCGAAGAGGAAAG CTACGCCCTGTCGTGCGAAATCGAAGGCCTCGGCGATAGCAGCCCGACGTTACCCAAGCCAAGGAAAAGTATGGTGAAGAGGCTCAGCCT GTTGTTCCTGGGTGTAGACAGCAGCGCGTCTAGCTCCAGCTCTCCGGTGCGGGAGATGCCGCGATCGCCACCGACCGGCAGCTCCGGGGAGAGCATGGACTCGGTTAGCGTCTCCTCCAGCGACTCCGGCGGCCCCTCAGACAGCGAGGGGCTCACCCCCACCCACGGCACAGACCCCCAGAACAAG CTATCAGAGTCATCATCTTGCACGTCGCTGCATTCCATGGACACGAGCTCATCCACCACCAGCGTTTCCATGACGCCCGTGTCCCCCTCGCTTCCGGGACCCCCGTGCAGCCACCGCCGCTCCGTGTCCCTTACGCCCTTGTCTCCCTCGTCCCCCGGCCAGACGCCGGCTTACAACACGCAGGCCCAGGACGCTTGCATCATCAGAGTCAGCCTGGAGCAGGGCAACGGGAACCTCTACAAGAGCATACTG ctgACAAGTCAAGACAAGACTAGGGCGGTGATTTCCAGAGCCATGGCCAAACACAACCTTGAGCAAGAACCGGAGGATGGTTACGAGCTGGTCCAGGTCCTCTCTGACGACCGAG AGCTGATCATCCCAGACAACGCCAACGTCTTCTACGCCATGAACACATCGGCCAACTTTGACTTCCTGCTGCGCGTGCGCGGCTCAACGCCGCGGACCGGCGTGCCGGTCCAGATGCGCGTGCGCTGCAGCTCCACGCTGCCCCGAACGCACCACCACCGCTCCAGCCTGTCGCTCCGGCTCAGCAAAGTCACACTGTGA
- the rgl1 gene encoding ral guanine nucleotide dissociation stimulator-like 1 isoform X1 yields the protein MVSMISHYPLATILPWPPLADLDCTLLLEGDGGVALQRYQARSPEGSPRHWSSVQDWGEEVEEGAIYNVTLKRVQIQQAANKGARWLGAEGDRLPPGHTVSQLETCKIRSIRAGTMERLVETLLTAFGDNDLTYTSIFLSTYRAFASTQTVLHLLLDRYGSAEENQAGAKKSNGAIRNALASILRAWLDQCPEDFQEPPDYPCLRRLMDYLRGALPGSEALRRAEGLLEQLQGQASLDEPDSGFHGNSSFCLGEEDEADTDLQEDFLSFDSDLVAEQLTYMDALLFKKVVPYHCLGSIWSRRDKKDHKHSAPTVRATITQFNAVAACVVSTVLRHRQIRPHVRARVIQRWIDIAQECRIRKNFSSLRAIVSALQSNPLYRLKRAWNCVHKDSMQTFEELSDIFSDHNNYLTSRELLMREGTSKFASLESCAKEHQKRTHKRLQLQKEMGAMQGTIPYLGTFLTDLTMLDTALPDLVEGGLINFEKRRREFEVIAQIRLLQSACNSYCLTRDQVFLRWFKSQTQLSEEESYALSCEIEGLGDSSPTLPKPRKSMVKRLSLLFLGVDSSASSSSSPVREMPRSPPTGSSGESMDSVSVSSSDSGGPSDSEGLTPTHGTDPQNKLSESSSCTSLHSMDTSSSTTSVSMTPVSPSLPGPPCSHRRSVSLTPLSPSSPGQTPAYNTQAQDACIIRVSLEQGNGNLYKSILLTSQDKTRAVISRAMAKHNLEQEPEDGYELVQVLSDDRELIIPDNANVFYAMNTSANFDFLLRVRGSTPRTGVPVQMRVRCSSTLPRTHHHRSSLSLRLSKVTL from the exons AGCTCGGTGCAGGACTGGGGGGAGGAAGTGGAGGAAGGCGCCATCTACAACGTGACGCTGAAGAGGGTTCAGATTCAGCAGGCGGCCAACAAAGGCGCAAGATGGCTGGGG GCGGAGGGCGACCGCTTGCCTCCCGGTCACACGGTCAGCCAATTGGAGACGTGCAAGATCCGAAGTATCCGCGCCGGGACGATGGAGCGTCTGGTGGAGACGCTGCTGACGGCGTTCGGCGACAACGACCTCACGTACACGTCCATCTTCCTGTCCACCTACCGAGCCTTCGCCAGCACGCAGACGGTACTGCACCTGCTGCTTGACAG ATATGGAAGCGCAGAAGAGAACCAAGCAGGTGCCAAGAAAAGCAACGGAGCTATCAGAAA TGCCTTAGCCTCCATCCTGCGTGCCTGGCTGGACCAGTGCCCCGAAGACTTCCAGGAGCCGCCAGACTACCCCTGCCTGCGCAGGCTGATGGACTACCTACGCGGGGCTCTGCCAGGTTCCGAGGCCCTGCGACGCGCCGAGGGCCTGCTGGAGCAGCTGCAGGGGCAGGCCAGCCTGGACGAGCCTGACT CCGGGTTCCACGGCAATAGTTCCTTTTGCCTCGGCGAGGAGGATGAAGCGGACACGGACCTCCAGGAGGACTTCTTGTCGTTTGACTCGGACCTGGTGGCGGAACAGCTGACCTACATGGACGCA CTGCTGTTCAAAAAAGTCGTCCCCTACCACTGCCTGGGCTCCATTTGGTCCCGGAGGGACAAGAAAGACCACAAGCACAGCGCCCCCACCGTGCGGGCCACCATCACGCAGTTCAACGCCGTGGCCGCCTGCGTGGTCAGCACCGTGCTGAGGCACCGACAGATACGGCCGCACGTCCGAGCCAGGGTCATCCAGCGCTGGATTGACATCGCTCAG GAATGCCGGATCCGTAAAAATTTCTCCTCCCTGCGAGCCATCGTGTCAGCCCTGCAGTCCAACCCTCTGTACCGGTTGAAGAGAGCGTGGAACTGCGTGCACAA AGACAGCATGCAGACCTTTGAGGAGCTGTCGGACATCTTTTCCGACCACAACAACTACCTGACCAGCAGAGAGCTGCTCATGAGG GAAGGTACTTCAAAGTTTGCCAGTCTGGAGAGTTGTGCCAAGGAGCATCAGAAACGCACCCACAAGAGACTCCAGCTGCAGAAGGAAATG GGAGCCATGCAGGGAACCATACCATACTTGGGGACCTTTCTGACCGACTTGACCATGCTGGACACAGCACTTCCGGACCTCGTCGAG GGTGGTCTCATCAACTTTGAGAAGAGACGAAGG GAGTTTGAGGTGATCGCTCAGATCAGGCTGCTGCAGTCGGCCTGTAACAGCTACTGCCTGACTCGGGATCAGGTGTTCCTGCGCTGGTTCAAGAGCCAGACTCAGCTCAGCGAAGAGGAAAG CTACGCCCTGTCGTGCGAAATCGAAGGCCTCGGCGATAGCAGCCCGACGTTACCCAAGCCAAGGAAAAGTATGGTGAAGAGGCTCAGCCT GTTGTTCCTGGGTGTAGACAGCAGCGCGTCTAGCTCCAGCTCTCCGGTGCGGGAGATGCCGCGATCGCCACCGACCGGCAGCTCCGGGGAGAGCATGGACTCGGTTAGCGTCTCCTCCAGCGACTCCGGCGGCCCCTCAGACAGCGAGGGGCTCACCCCCACCCACGGCACAGACCCCCAGAACAAG CTATCAGAGTCATCATCTTGCACGTCGCTGCATTCCATGGACACGAGCTCATCCACCACCAGCGTTTCCATGACGCCCGTGTCCCCCTCGCTTCCGGGACCCCCGTGCAGCCACCGCCGCTCCGTGTCCCTTACGCCCTTGTCTCCCTCGTCCCCCGGCCAGACGCCGGCTTACAACACGCAGGCCCAGGACGCTTGCATCATCAGAGTCAGCCTGGAGCAGGGCAACGGGAACCTCTACAAGAGCATACTG ctgACAAGTCAAGACAAGACTAGGGCGGTGATTTCCAGAGCCATGGCCAAACACAACCTTGAGCAAGAACCGGAGGATGGTTACGAGCTGGTCCAGGTCCTCTCTGACGACCGAG AGCTGATCATCCCAGACAACGCCAACGTCTTCTACGCCATGAACACATCGGCCAACTTTGACTTCCTGCTGCGCGTGCGCGGCTCAACGCCGCGGACCGGCGTGCCGGTCCAGATGCGCGTGCGCTGCAGCTCCACGCTGCCCCGAACGCACCACCACCGCTCCAGCCTGTCGCTCCGGCTCAGCAAAGTCACACTGTGA
- the abhd17ab gene encoding alpha/beta hydrolase domain-containing protein 17A codes for MNGLSVSELCGLFCCPPCPSRIAAKLAFLPPEPTYAFIPDPEQSSDASASGRTSSLRTRGSGASVTEGASPPSSEKKWRLHLTERAEFQYTQRELDSVEVTFAQSSRGNKIGCMYIRCVPNSRFTVLFSHGNAVDLGQMSSFYIGLGTRINCNIFSYDYSGYGVSTGKPTEKDLYADIDAAWQTLRTGYGVNPESIILYGQSIGTVPTVDLASRYECAAVVLHSPLTSGMRVAFPDTKKTYCFDAFLNIEKVSKITSPVLVIHGTEDEVIDFSHGLTLFELCPKAVEPLWVEGAGHNDIELYSQYLERLRRFIGHELA; via the exons ATGAATGGCCTCTCCGTCAGCGAACTGTGCGGTCTTTTTTGCTGCCCACCATGCCCCAGCCGCATCGCCGCCAAGCTGGCCTTCCTGCCGCCGGAGCCCACGTACGCcttcatccccgatccggagcaGAGCTCGGACGCGTCCGCTTCAGGCAGGACGTCCAGCCTGCGCACCCGCGGCAGCGGCGCCTCCGTGACCGAGGGCGCCTCTCCGCCCTCATCTGAGAAAAAATGGCGACTCCACCTGACAGAGCGTGCCGAGTTCCAGTACACGCAGCGGGAGCTGGACAGCGTGGAGGTCACCTTCGCCCAATCAAGCCGAGGGAACAAAATCGGCTGCATGTACATCCGCTGCGTTCCGAATTCGAG GTTCACGGTGCTGTTTTCCCACGGCAACGCGGTGGACCTGGGCCAGATGAGTAGCTTCTACATCGGCTTGGGCACGCGCATCAACTGCAACATCTTTTCCTACGACTACTCGGGCTACGGCGTCAGCACCGGCAAGCCCACAGAGAAGGACCTCTACGCCGACATTGACGCCGCCTGGCAGACCCTTCGCACCGG GTACGGCGTGAACCCCGAGAGCATCATCCTGTACGGCCAGAGCATTGGTACGGTTCCCACCGTGGACCTGGCGTCCCGGTACGAGTGCGCCGCCGTGGTCCTACACTCGCCGCTCACATCGGGCATGAGGGTAGCCTTCCCCGACACCAAGAAGACCTATTGCTTCGACGCCTTCCTCAA CATCGAGAAAGTATCCAAAATCACGTCGCCCGTGCTGGTCATTCACGGCACCGAGGACGAGGTGATTGACTTCTCGCACGGCCTGACACTGTTCGAGCTGTGCCCCAAGGCCGTGGAGCCGCTGTGggtggagggggcggggcaCAACGACATCGAACTCTACTCTCAGTACCTGGAGCGCCTGCGACGCTTCATCGGACACGAGCTGGCCTGA